CTATTTAATGACTTTCAGGGCTTCGTCCACTGCATTCAAAACAGGTTGAGCTGAAATTTTTTGTCCAACAGCTTCCTCCATCCACTGCTGTGGTGTAAGGCGGCCCTGTTCATATATGCGATCGATCTCGTCTGAGAAATTCTTTCCTTTCAAATATTCTTCCAGCTGGAACTCGATGAGCTGACCGTATGAATAAGCCGGCAGATACAACGGATACGAAATCATGTGCGAGTAAATCGCCAGAATCGGCTCGTCTTTCGTCCCAAGAACCGGCGAGAAGTATGTATTCCAAACGTCTTTCGAGATATTAATAACGGCCGTTTTCAATTCGGCTGAATCAGCATTTGGATGCGCGTACAGCCATTTCCACACTTTCATATCAACCATTCCCACACCCATAATTTCCATGAGCGACCAGCCATTATCGAGCGCATTCAGGTATTTGGCCTGAGGATTATCGTCGGTAATACCTAACAGTTTTAAATCACGGCTTTGGAAAATAAACGCCAGTGCTTCGGTAAATGCGGTGTTCGGAACGCCGTGCATCATGTAGTAGTCCATGTTGTAAAGCGAAATCGTTTGCTCCACATTATGGCCGAACTCGTGAACGGCAATGTTGTATCCTTTGTAATTCATTCCGGTAGAAGGAATGCGTGTACGCAGATGCGATTTTTCGCCAATCATCTGTGCGCCCCAGGCATGTCCGGAACCGCGGGCCGGATCGACAGCGATCTTCGAAGCGATAAAGTTTGCTCGTTCATCTGACCAGCCCAGCTGTTTCAGGAGGTTCGGCATATCTTCTTTGAAAGCTTTCGGGTCGGGATAATATGCTTCTGTCTTTTCGTTGAGTGTCTGCTCAGGTATCGAACTACGTGCTTTGAAACCATCGTACCAAATGTCGTACGGACGAAGCGGACGTCCCAGTCGTTCAGCAATTAGCTCACCGATTTGTTTCAGTTCCGGAGAACGAAGATAAGTATCGAACAGCGCTTCCACTTCCGGCTGCGGAATTTCCATCTCCCCCGAAAACTTCCTTTTGATGTACGTGTCCATGTCCGGATAATAAGCATCAATAGCACGTAAAGCGTGAAAATTGTTCAGGATTTGCTGGTAACGGGTGTTTGGCTCTGGTTTGAAAGCAATCTCCTTACCGTTGCTGTAAAGCTTGTTGGCAAACGGTTTCCATTCGTAAGCCGGATTGTTGATTACCTTCACGGGAATATCCTGGTCGATGATTCGTTTCATAACCTCATATATCATATCCTGCTTTTTCGGACCTTTTGCTTTATCAGCATAATCAGCCTTAATCTCATCGCGAAGGTTCCAGTGCGACAGCAGTACCATATCGTCCGGGAACAGTTGCTGGCCGTCGTCGGTGCGCAAATGTCCCATCTCGATGTTGTATTCCGAAATGTAAAGGTCGGCATTGCTGTTCGCTTCGGCGTAAGCTTGCTCCAGTTCAGCCGGAACACGCGCAGAGAAAACATCACCCAATCGGGCGTAAGCCCATTCTTCACGGCTCCACATTGGCGCAAATTTCTCCTTATCAGCTAACGGATAGTAAGGAAAGTTGAGCGCAACGGCAAATGCAATTTTGTTCCGGTAGAAGTCCGACAGCATATGCGAGCCGACCGAGTAGCCGGCGAACATTTTGTCTATGGGAAGCATTGGGCCGGTAGCCAACTGCACATTTTTCTGCAAGGCAAGTGTTATCTCATCAAAATGGCCGTTCAGCGCTTCCATGTACTGGCTGACTCTCTTGAAGAAAGCCTCACGCTGGCTGGCATCGTTGATGTAATTATCCATGCAAAATGAGGTAAACTCTTTCGCCGAACCGTCATCTTTTCGCCATAACGAAGCGGCATGCTTTACACCGCGTTCCATTCGTTCGGCGGTGCTGTCACCATATTTTTCGGTTAGTTTCTGAAGGACGTCATTTACGGTTGTTGCCGGAATTGGACTACCGGCCTGTGCCTGACTCATAGCAGGAGCAAACAGTAGAATGATCATAGTCAAGAGGAAAAACGATTGTTTTTTCACGGGTTCACTTTTTTGTCGGTTAATGAATCGTGTTCACGCCGGAAAGCCTGTCGGGCGACCAGCGATGTTAAAAATAGTGAAATGAACCGGAATGCATTCAACATAAAAGATGCCTGAAAACAGGTGTTGTGATAACCTCTTTCAAATCATTTGTTTGTGATGTAAAATCATATGCGTTGCCATTTGAGTAATAAAAAACGCACCGAAGAAAATCGATGCGTTTTGGAGCTCAACTAATAATGAGTTTTATTTTTCTGCTGTTTCTTTGGCTTTATAGATTGCATCCAGCAGACCATCCTTCATTTTATCGTTGGCAAGCTGCCAGAACATGATACCTCCTAGATGTTGATCAATGGCGTATTTTGTTTTTAAGGCTACCGATTTCGGATCGTCGTAAGTAGCGAACAAGCTGTCTTTTTCATTATACATGTACGGAGCCTGTGCTACGCTATCCCAATGCGCCTTAAAGCCTTGTTGTGGCGATAAAATAGAATCAAACTTGTCATATCCAACACCTTGTTTGAAAACGCCGGCCTGGTACAAGCCGTTATCGACATTCTTCACGCCTTTCCAAACGCGGGCATAGAAAGCTGCACCGATCACAATCTTATTGGAAGGAACTCCGGCTTTCTCCAGGTATTTCACCGCGTTATCGGTCGATTCAGTTTGCGATGTATTGGAATAGAGCGGCGTATGATGGCCCGTCACTTTACTGTAGCCGTTTACTAAGTCGTACGACATGAGGTTTACGTAGTTGACTTCCGGCATTACTGCTTTCCAATCGATGGAGTTTTCGAGGAACTGCTGGAAACCGCCCGCTGCAAAGCTAATGATTGCCTTTTTCCCAAGCGTTTCTCGCAGGGTCGTAACAAGAGCGGTAAAGTTGTCTTTATCTTCCGGAAGGAATTGATGGCCCGGGAATCCTTCGATGGAGGGATATTCCCAATCCAGGTCGAGTCCATCGGCGCCGGAATTGTCAAGGATTCTCTTCACCGAAAGGGCAAAAGTCTTGCGTCCTTTTGGAGTTGAGAAAACTTCGGAGCAGGTTTTGCAGCCGCCCCAGCCACCGAGTGAAATCATGACTTTTAAGTCCGGATATTTTTCCTTTAAGGCAACCAAATGCGCTACACCAAGACTATCCTCCGGAGAGTCGTAGGCCAGCTCATTTCCTTTCAGATGAAGGAAACTGTAGATGACGTGCGTAACCTCGCCAAGGTTATACTGGTCGATTTTATTGGCATCGCCGGCATAATAAGCCATCACGGCAATTTGGCCGGAGTTGTTTTCTTTGGCCGTTGGTTTGTTTTTACAGGAAAAGAGGCCAAGTAGCAAAAAGGCAATCAGATACAAAGTAGAAAGGTGCTTCAGTTTCATATGCAATAGGTTAAAATTCGTACTTCCAGGTCTAAATCTAAGCAATTTCCGATCTTTGGAGACAACTTTTAAAAAGTTATGTAAGATCGGTTCGTTCATTCTCCTGATGAAGGTAAAAATCCAGAACATCCATGGCAAATCGCGCCGAAACGGTACCGGGGCCACCGCTCATCTCGATTCCTACTTCAATGGCTTCGATAATTTCCTCCTGCGACGCACCGGAATCGATGGCTTGTTTGATGTGCCACTCCATGCACGATTCACAATTGATAACAACAGAAATTCCGGTAGCTATAAGTTCTTTGTGTTTTTTAGCGAGCGCCCCGTCCTGATAAGTGCGTTGTTCCATTTCGACAAAAGTCTGGTAGACTTTCGAATTCTTCTGGTAGAATTGGTGTGCTTTTTTTCTTTGAGCGATTATGTTACGAATGGATTCGTTATCTGTTGCTTTCATAAGTTTGTTTTTCGGGTTACCGAAATAAAATTACGAAAGTGATTTGAAAACAAACGATGAAATTGAAATAGGATTAATCCCAGTTTCGCGTGACCATAATGCTGTCGACCATGCCTTCGCGGTAAACACCGACGCGCAGTAGAGAATCGAGAATCATGGTACGGTGTGCTTCGTGAATGGCTTTTTCCCTTCGGATGTCATCGGGTGTTTTCTTTTTGTGGAAAATGGTTGCGACCTCTGCCAGGCTAAAACTGACACCGACGCCTCCGCCCAATGCCGGATTAGTGGACATATTGACCGAAGGTGCACCTCCTTGTGGTCCCAGCGAATGAATCATTTTCTTGATTTGCTTGTTCATCAGGTCGATGTTTTTAGCAAAATATTTCATGTTATTCGGATTCTGCTGAATAATAAGCGGACTCATTTCGTGTGCAGCAAAATGCAGGTAATATGCCTGTGGTGGAGCAATGATATTATAGCTTTTGATTTTAATGATTTTTCTTTCGTAGGAGATATGAGAAACCATCAGTGAATCGCCGGGTTGGCAGGTTAGCGAAAAATGGCCGTCCTGGTTTGTTACCATACCCATCATGGTTCGGTAGTTGATGACATATGCACCTTCCACGGGGATGGAGTCCTTGTCGAAAATAAAACCGGAGAACTTGAAGGTCGAATCGGGCCTGTTTTGGGCAAACAATTCTGTACTGGTAATAAGTAAAATAGCAACGAGTAGCAATGCTCTCATAAATAATAAAAGTTCGGTTTTTACTGAAAGAATTCTACTGCGAAGATGTTGTAATGCATTGGATTCGTTGCTTTAATATTCATGAAGAAAACCTAAAAAATGTTATGGTTTAGAATAAGTTCAGATAGAGAGGAATTCTTCTTGATTTTACATCAGGAACATATAGATATAAGTGACTTTCGGAATGTTATTTTATCGGGATGCAATTATAAATAAAATGCGTGCGTGATAATCTTATTCGGGATATATTATATGTTTTTCGACAATCTTGTGTATGCTGTTTAACATGGGGTTACCCCTGATAACTATCAGGATTTTCAGGAATTTAATTGGCTAACTTTTCAGTCGATTTTAGCACCCAAATTGACGGAAAGCAGCAGTAGGAGGGTACTGAATAATTAATTAGTCAATCATTAACCCAAATGCCCATGACTGCAACAGCCGGAAACCGTGGAGACAGCGTACGCTCGGACTGCTTTGTTCAGATGACCAAAACTGAACAACAGGCAACTGAAATCCGGTTACAAAGCAAAGTTGAAAGCCTGTATGGTGATTCCATCCGGGAGCTTTGTCACGAAGTATTGATTCACTACAATTTACGGAATGTGTTTGTCGAAATTGAAGACAAAGGAGCCTTGCCGTTTGTCACCGCAGCACGTCTTGAGTCAGCCATTCGCGAACTCACCGGAACGGAAGAATCTTTTTTATTACCAGTCGAAACAAGAAATCTTCACCGGACCCGCCGCGATCGAACCCGGAGAACCCGTTTGTACCTACCGGGAAATAATCCGAAACTCATGCTCAATGCCGGTATTTACGGAAGTGACGGTATCATTCTCGATTTGGAAGATTCGGTAGCTCCGGACAAAAAGGTCGAGGCCAGATTGTTGGTTCGTAATGCTTTACGAGCTGTTGATTTTGGTGATGCCGAAAGGATGGTTCGTATCAATCAACTGCCTGCCGGGCTCGAAGATCTGGACTACATCATTCCCGAACAGGTAAACCTGATTTTGATCCCCAAGTGCGAAAATGCCCAACAGATTGTACAAGTCGAAGAGCGCATCGAAAAAATATTGGGACAGGAAAACACCGATATCTACCTGATGCCGATTATCGAAAGCACCTTGGGCGTAGTGAACGCCTATGAGATTGCATCAGCTTCGCCGAATGTCGCTGTGTTGGCTATTGGTCTGGAAGATTATACAGCGGATCTGGGAGCTCAACGAACAGCTGAAGGAAGAGAGTCCTTTTATGCCCGCAGCGCAGTGGTGAATGCTGCCCGTGCTGCTGGTGTTCAGCCGATCGATTCGGTTTTCTCCGAAATTGATGATATGGAGGCGTTGCGCAATAACGTGCTCGAATCGAAAGCGCTAGGTTTTGCCGGGATGGGATGTATTCACCCACGTCAGGTTCCGGTTATCAACGAAGGTTTCAGCCCCGATGGACAGGAAATTGAGAAGGCTAAACGCATTATGGAGGCTTTCGAACAAGCCAGGGAAAAAGGCCTGGGCGTTGTTGCCCTTGGTTCGAAAATGATTGATGCCCCTGTGGTGAAACGTGCTGTTCACACCATCGAACTGGCCATTCAATCGGGTAAACTGTCAACCAATTGGAGAGAAAATCATGAATGAAGATCTGATATATAACGCAGTCGGACGGCTGGTTCCGTCTGAAATAAACGGAGAGCCGGTGGTTCCTTTTATGGGCGTGGGGAAATATCGTCCGGAAGGAAAAAAACATGCATCTGTAATTCCGACGAATGCCGATTACCCAGCTGATGGAAATAAACAGGTTGCTTCGTTGAAAGAAGCGCTGCTGAAAGCCGGGCTCAAAGATGGTATGACCATTTCGACGCATCACCACTTTCGTGACGGTGATTTGGTTGCCAACATGGTTTTTGATGTGGTGAAGGAGCTGGGCGTAAAAGATATTCGTTGGTATCCGTCAGCATCTTTTCCGTGCCATGCTCATTTGATTCCTTATCTGGAAGATGGTACTATCAGCCACATCGAAGGAAGCATGAACGGACCGTTGGGACGGTTCTGCTCGGAAGGTAAAATGAAAAAAACGGCTGTTCTGCGCTCGCATGGCGGACGCTACCAGGCGGTGCAGGACGGTGAAGTGAAAATCGATATTGCCGTGATTGGTGCAGCTTGTGCTGATCCGTTTGGTAATGCCAATGGCTTGAATGGACCATCAGCGAGTGGTTTGCTGGGGTTTGCTTTAGCCGATTCGCAGTATGCTGATAAAGTTATCGTGGTAACTGATAACATGGTGCCATTTCCCTGTGTGCCGTGGCAAATTCAGGGAAACTATGCGGATTATACTGTTGAAGTGGAGAAAATCGGTATTCCGGAGAAGATTGTTTCCGGAACAACGCAGATTACCAAAAGCCCAGACAGACTGCTGATTGCGGAGGTGACGGCTAAATTCTGTGAAGCAACCGGCATCATTCGCGATGGATTTTCGTTTCAGGCAGGAGCCGGAGGAACCGCCCTTTCCATCGGGATTTACTTTGGTGAAATCATGCGCCGGAAAGGTATTAAAGCGCGGTTTGCCCGTGGTGGGAGCAACAAATACCTGGTGGAGATGCTGGAAGAAGGGTTGGTGGAGTACATACTCGACGGACAGACGTTTGATTTGGAAGGTGTTCGTTCCATGCGCGATAATCCTAATCATA
This Prolixibacter sp. NT017 DNA region includes the following protein-coding sequences:
- a CDS encoding glycoside hydrolase family 18 protein — its product is MKLKHLSTLYLIAFLLLGLFSCKNKPTAKENNSGQIAVMAYYAGDANKIDQYNLGEVTHVIYSFLHLKGNELAYDSPEDSLGVAHLVALKEKYPDLKVMISLGGWGGCKTCSEVFSTPKGRKTFALSVKRILDNSGADGLDLDWEYPSIEGFPGHQFLPEDKDNFTALVTTLRETLGKKAIISFAAGGFQQFLENSIDWKAVMPEVNYVNLMSYDLVNGYSKVTGHHTPLYSNTSQTESTDNAVKYLEKAGVPSNKIVIGAAFYARVWKGVKNVDNGLYQAGVFKQGVGYDKFDSILSPQQGFKAHWDSVAQAPYMYNEKDSLFATYDDPKSVALKTKYAIDQHLGGIMFWQLANDKMKDGLLDAIYKAKETAEK
- a CDS encoding carboxymuconolactone decarboxylase family protein, which produces MKATDNESIRNIIAQRKKAHQFYQKNSKVYQTFVEMEQRTYQDGALAKKHKELIATGISVVINCESCMEWHIKQAIDSGASQEEIIEAIEVGIEMSGGPGTVSARFAMDVLDFYLHQENERTDLT
- a CDS encoding carboxypeptidase-like regulatory domain-containing protein; this translates as MRALLLVAILLITSTELFAQNRPDSTFKFSGFIFDKDSIPVEGAYVINYRTMMGMVTNQDGHFSLTCQPGDSLMVSHISYERKIIKIKSYNIIAPPQAYYLHFAAHEMSPLIIQQNPNNMKYFAKNIDLMNKQIKKMIHSLGPQGGAPSVNMSTNPALGGGVGVSFSLAEVATIFHKKKTPDDIRREKAIHEAHRTMILDSLLRVGVYREGMVDSIMVTRNWD
- a CDS encoding aldolase/citrate lyase family protein; this translates as MTATAGNRGDSVRSDCFVQMTKTEQQATEIRLQSKVESLYGDSIRELCHEVLIHYNLRNVFVEIEDKGALPFVTAARLESAIRELTGTEESFLLPVETRNLHRTRRDRTRRTRLYLPGNNPKLMLNAGIYGSDGIILDLEDSVAPDKKVEARLLVRNALRAVDFGDAERMVRINQLPAGLEDLDYIIPEQVNLILIPKCENAQQIVQVEERIEKILGQENTDIYLMPIIESTLGVVNAYEIASASPNVAVLAIGLEDYTADLGAQRTAEGRESFYARSAVVNAARAAGVQPIDSVFSEIDDMEALRNNVLESKALGFAGMGCIHPRQVPVINEGFSPDGQEIEKAKRIMEAFEQAREKGLGVVALGSKMIDAPVVKRAVHTIELAIQSGKLSTNWRENHE
- the citF gene encoding citrate lyase subunit alpha, which gives rise to MNEDLIYNAVGRLVPSEINGEPVVPFMGVGKYRPEGKKHASVIPTNADYPADGNKQVASLKEALLKAGLKDGMTISTHHHFRDGDLVANMVFDVVKELGVKDIRWYPSASFPCHAHLIPYLEDGTISHIEGSMNGPLGRFCSEGKMKKTAVLRSHGGRYQAVQDGEVKIDIAVIGAACADPFGNANGLNGPSASGLLGFALADSQYADKVIVVTDNMVPFPCVPWQIQGNYADYTVEVEKIGIPEKIVSGTTQITKSPDRLLIAEVTAKFCEATGIIRDGFSFQAGAGGTALSIGIYFGEIMRRKGIKARFARGGSNKYLVEMLEEGLVEYILDGQTFDLEGVRSMRDNPNHTWTSPFTSYNYHSKGNFAGLVDVVILGATEVDVNFNANVVTHSDGRLLHGLGGWQNCLFSKTVILPVPLFRDRIPVIVDEVTTLCGPGELIDVIVTERGIAINPLRKDLIEKAKDSGLPIRTIEELKEEAERICGKPKKPVFTDKIIAAIKWVDGTVIDVVRQVEEKKTEN